From Spirosoma aerolatum, one genomic window encodes:
- a CDS encoding type VI secretion system baseplate subunit TssF: MATDLVAEGFSRERVKARMLRRAAELWGYAETDLDSFDPLVALLIEACAMEFERVSVEIGNTQTRLLDRLAQVLHPEPDVARPAFAIAQARPVEPKTRLSAATQLSFKRTGAARTDAGNALEAFFSPVGTFPIVDGAVRYIATTETLFRVDEAIQKLPIAQHQGAAAVLPYQSLWLGLELDEDVTSLEGVSFFFDWPTEPDRQENLAALTMSSWWLAGQTVQVRAGLPTDATDTSSGSLLEREFNVMHKVEKQAVSGYERHFVTVESAPLFKSMSEHRQPYPSGIAQWFSDRELRTIRESCWWIEVRLPHTVSVQTLAGVICGVNCFPVINRRLHRITYRLQQNLNIIPLETDRCFLAVRDIRTSQNRSLTAIPLGTMSGVETETYTIQYGVSRFDERDARQALTNLQDLLRDESASFAALGEDFLTSVIRELNQALARLEAKVDQKTQKRDTIPYLIIKPKQPGDTVYIEYWTCDGEAANRLPAGSRLTPYADNNLRKDGGFLITTTAGGRERPKESEKITQYKRALLTRNRIVTLEDVRIACQAELGHHLQSVLVERSFRIDPLPTNGFQRCIRVSLQPSARSSFSPADWQQQAILLQRSLETQSVSALPFEVVVLSG; this comes from the coding sequence ATGGCTACCGATCTTGTTGCAGAAGGTTTTTCCCGCGAGCGAGTCAAAGCCCGGATGTTACGCCGGGCGGCTGAGCTATGGGGGTATGCCGAAACAGATCTGGATAGTTTCGACCCTCTGGTAGCGTTGCTGATCGAAGCCTGCGCCATGGAATTCGAACGGGTATCGGTCGAGATTGGCAATACCCAAACCCGCCTGCTTGATCGGCTGGCTCAGGTGTTGCACCCTGAACCGGATGTCGCCCGGCCGGCTTTTGCCATCGCGCAGGCGCGTCCGGTGGAGCCTAAGACTCGTTTATCGGCTGCAACCCAGCTCAGTTTTAAGCGCACCGGAGCCGCCCGTACCGATGCGGGTAATGCACTCGAAGCCTTTTTTTCACCCGTCGGCACCTTTCCCATTGTCGACGGTGCTGTACGGTATATAGCGACTACCGAAACGCTGTTCCGGGTCGATGAAGCCATTCAGAAACTACCAATTGCTCAGCATCAGGGTGCAGCGGCTGTGTTGCCCTATCAATCGCTCTGGCTGGGGTTGGAATTGGACGAGGACGTTACTTCGCTGGAGGGGGTCTCATTCTTTTTTGACTGGCCAACGGAACCTGATCGGCAGGAGAATTTGGCTGCATTAACAATGAGTTCCTGGTGGCTGGCCGGACAAACTGTACAGGTACGGGCAGGTTTACCAACCGATGCTACAGATACTTCATCAGGTTCGTTGCTCGAGCGGGAATTCAACGTCATGCACAAAGTAGAAAAACAGGCCGTTTCTGGTTACGAACGCCATTTTGTGACGGTTGAGTCGGCTCCATTGTTCAAATCGATGTCCGAGCATCGCCAGCCCTATCCGTCGGGTATAGCTCAGTGGTTTTCAGACCGGGAATTAAGGACCATTCGGGAATCATGCTGGTGGATCGAGGTGCGGTTGCCCCATACCGTCAGTGTACAAACGCTGGCAGGTGTAATCTGTGGAGTCAATTGCTTTCCAGTGATTAACCGACGGCTTCACCGGATTACGTACCGACTTCAGCAGAACCTCAATATTATCCCACTCGAAACCGATCGATGCTTCCTGGCGGTACGTGATATACGAACCAGTCAAAACCGCTCGTTAACGGCCATTCCACTAGGAACTATGTCTGGTGTGGAAACTGAAACCTATACGATCCAATACGGTGTCAGTCGATTCGATGAACGGGATGCCCGTCAGGCATTGACGAATTTACAGGATTTACTGCGCGACGAAAGCGCTTCCTTTGCGGCCCTGGGCGAAGATTTTCTGACGTCAGTCATTCGGGAACTGAATCAGGCATTGGCTCGGCTTGAAGCAAAAGTAGATCAGAAAACGCAGAAACGCGATACGATTCCATACCTGATTATCAAACCAAAGCAACCAGGTGATACGGTTTATATCGAGTACTGGACTTGCGATGGGGAGGCTGCCAATCGCCTTCCGGCTGGAAGCCGCCTGACACCATACGCCGACAACAATCTTCGGAAAGATGGTGGATTTCTAATTACGACCACTGCGGGTGGGCGTGAGCGACCAAAAGAATCGGAGAAAATTACCCAGTATAAACGGGCCTTGCTGACCCGTAATCGTATCGTAACGCTGGAAGATGTCCGGATTGCCTGCCAGGCCGAACTGGGCCATCACCTCCAGTCGGTTCTTGTCGAGCGATCATTTCGGATTGATCCATTACCAACCAATGGCTTCCAGCGGTGTATTCGAGTCAGCTTACAGCCCTCGGCCAGAAGTAGCTTTTCTCCGGCCGATTGGCAGCAGCAGGCCATTTTGTTACAACGTAGTCTGGAAACGCAGTCGGTGTCGGCATTGCCATTTGAGGTCGTTGTGTTGTCAGGTTAA
- a CDS encoding PAAR domain-containing protein yields MGQPAARLADMHVCPMQTPAVVPIPHVGGPIMGPGMPTVLIGGQPASVVGDLCTCVGPPDVIAMGSTSVLIGGKPAARMGDTTAHGGSIVAGCPTVLIGG; encoded by the coding sequence ATGGGACAGCCTGCCGCACGCTTAGCCGATATGCACGTTTGCCCCATGCAAACACCGGCCGTAGTACCGATTCCGCATGTGGGCGGCCCCATAATGGGGCCTGGAATGCCGACTGTGCTGATCGGTGGTCAACCGGCTTCCGTAGTTGGTGATCTGTGTACCTGCGTAGGCCCTCCTGATGTGATTGCGATGGGCTCCACATCGGTGCTGATTGGCGGAAAGCCTGCTGCTCGCATGGGAGATACCACCGCTCATGGCGGAAGCATCGTAGCGGGTTGCCCAACCGTGCTGATTGGTGGGTGA
- a CDS encoding ATP-dependent Clp protease ATP-binding subunit, producing MAYTEEVKRAIQIAQALSKEYQNELFAPAHLLMGLLHNEVGLASWLGVMGQDVPYLREWAEVRIEASPKASRLSTNPPGDEQVKATMELADLVAMQLGKAQTDPVCVLAALLKPGIAFTPEQLKSFPLTQVELMRAALADADVQTAVAPAAGSEGGTKAAGAGKPTSEQALLRYCVDKTAMATEGRLDPILGRDREVRMMTETLGRRTKPNVILVGEPGVGKTALADGFALNIVAGDVPGHLKNARLLELDLGALVAGASYKGEVEDRLKSILKELKQDAKIILFIDEIHQLLDSRGPLGTGVANLLKPELAKGNLTVIGATTLDEYRKYIETDEAFSRRFDVLRVEEPSVDMAIRMVQRLVPFYESHHQLTVGADAVSEAVTLAKRYSRNRRLPDAAVDLLDRTLSAVRMISERTPAEVAQLTEQLNKLTNSFDGSGSLSNLRYLHQELEAKISPILLANLAAERESDDESTDDPFESVSTLTEYIQQKLTRLSALTDAQKTTVDRHDVAAVISHKTGIPLGKIQSKERDKLLAMDEVLKQRVIGQDHAVKAVADAILESRSGLTKAGQPIGSFFLLGPTGTGKTELAKSLADFLFNDESFLIRFDMSEFKEEHSAALLYGAPPGYVGYEEGGLLVNKIREKPYSVVLFDEIEKAHPSVFDIFLQILDEGRLHDRLGKEGDFSDAVVLFTSNIGSQLVIQRFGEGQIPTNTELMETMSRHFRPEFLARLTEIVPFAPISEENAIRIFNLHLRSLTDQLTKQGITLDLTTEARRHLALSGFTPQYGARQLKGVIRNQLRRPISRMIIAGDVMKGSTIRVDVNNEELQWTIAHEETALTTSVEQPADSQAQTA from the coding sequence ATGGCATACACTGAAGAAGTAAAACGGGCGATACAGATTGCCCAGGCTCTTTCGAAGGAGTATCAGAATGAGCTGTTCGCTCCGGCGCATCTGCTCATGGGCCTGCTTCATAATGAGGTAGGACTGGCTTCTTGGCTAGGTGTGATGGGTCAGGATGTGCCTTACCTGCGCGAGTGGGCCGAGGTACGGATTGAAGCCAGCCCTAAAGCTAGCCGATTATCGACCAACCCACCGGGCGATGAACAAGTGAAAGCTACCATGGAACTGGCCGATCTGGTTGCCATGCAGTTAGGAAAAGCACAGACCGACCCTGTTTGTGTGCTGGCGGCTTTGCTCAAGCCAGGGATTGCGTTTACGCCAGAGCAGTTGAAGAGCTTTCCTCTGACACAGGTCGAACTGATGCGGGCGGCACTGGCTGATGCCGATGTTCAGACAGCGGTTGCGCCAGCGGCTGGTTCGGAGGGCGGGACAAAAGCAGCCGGAGCTGGTAAACCGACGTCGGAGCAGGCGTTGCTGCGGTATTGTGTAGATAAAACCGCTATGGCTACAGAAGGACGTCTGGACCCGATTTTGGGCCGCGACAGGGAAGTCAGAATGATGACCGAAACCCTGGGACGTCGGACCAAACCCAATGTGATTCTGGTTGGTGAACCGGGTGTCGGGAAAACGGCCCTGGCCGATGGCTTTGCGCTTAATATCGTGGCGGGCGATGTGCCCGGCCATCTGAAAAATGCCCGGCTCCTCGAACTCGATCTGGGGGCATTGGTGGCTGGTGCTTCTTACAAAGGTGAGGTCGAAGATCGGCTGAAAAGCATTCTCAAAGAGCTAAAACAAGATGCCAAAATCATTTTGTTCATTGACGAAATCCACCAACTGCTGGACAGCCGGGGGCCGCTTGGAACGGGCGTTGCCAACTTGCTCAAGCCTGAACTGGCCAAAGGGAATCTGACCGTGATTGGCGCTACGACGCTCGATGAATACCGGAAATATATTGAAACCGATGAAGCTTTTAGCCGCCGATTCGATGTGTTGCGGGTAGAAGAGCCTTCGGTCGATATGGCTATTCGGATGGTACAACGGCTGGTTCCTTTTTACGAAAGTCATCATCAGCTCACCGTTGGGGCCGATGCGGTTTCGGAAGCCGTCACCCTTGCCAAGCGTTATAGCCGAAATCGTCGGTTGCCCGATGCTGCCGTTGACCTCCTCGACCGCACGTTGTCGGCTGTTCGTATGATCAGCGAACGAACCCCCGCAGAAGTGGCTCAACTGACGGAACAACTGAACAAACTGACCAATTCATTTGATGGAAGTGGCTCATTAAGCAATCTACGTTACCTCCATCAGGAACTGGAAGCCAAAATAAGCCCCATTCTATTAGCGAATCTGGCTGCGGAACGTGAGAGCGATGACGAATCGACGGATGATCCTTTTGAATCGGTTTCGACACTGACCGAATATATTCAGCAGAAACTAACCCGGCTTTCGGCCTTGACCGATGCGCAAAAAACAACCGTCGATCGGCATGATGTAGCGGCCGTGATTTCGCACAAAACGGGTATTCCGCTGGGGAAAATCCAAAGCAAAGAGCGAGACAAACTGCTGGCAATGGATGAAGTCTTGAAACAGCGCGTTATCGGGCAGGATCATGCCGTGAAAGCCGTCGCCGACGCTATTCTGGAGTCTCGCTCCGGCCTCACCAAAGCCGGTCAACCCATCGGCTCCTTCTTTTTGCTTGGACCGACTGGTACGGGTAAAACGGAACTAGCCAAATCGCTGGCCGATTTCCTGTTCAACGATGAGTCGTTCCTGATTCGGTTCGATATGTCGGAGTTCAAGGAAGAACATTCAGCGGCTTTGCTGTACGGGGCTCCTCCGGGCTATGTCGGCTACGAAGAAGGGGGCTTGCTGGTGAATAAAATCCGTGAGAAACCCTACTCAGTCGTTCTGTTCGATGAAATTGAGAAAGCGCACCCATCTGTGTTCGACATCTTCCTGCAAATTCTGGACGAAGGTCGTCTGCACGACCGATTAGGGAAGGAAGGCGATTTCTCGGATGCGGTTGTGCTATTTACTTCAAATATTGGAAGCCAGTTGGTTATTCAGCGATTTGGCGAAGGCCAGATTCCGACCAATACGGAGCTGATGGAAACCATGAGCCGCCATTTTCGCCCCGAATTTCTGGCTCGGTTGACCGAGATCGTACCCTTCGCCCCGATCTCGGAAGAGAACGCGATTCGGATTTTCAACCTCCATCTGCGCAGCCTGACCGATCAATTGACGAAGCAAGGTATTACGCTCGATCTCACAACCGAGGCTCGTCGGCACCTGGCTCTTTCGGGCTTTACACCGCAGTATGGAGCCCGGCAACTGAAAGGGGTAATTCGGAACCAACTTCGGCGGCCCATTTCTCGAATGATCATTGCCGGAGACGTAATGAAAGGGTCTACCATTCGCGTCGATGTAAACAATGAAGAGCTTCAATGGACGATAGCCCATGAAGAAACGGCCTTAACCACTTCTGTTGAACAACCTGCTGATAGCCAAGCGCAAACCGCTTAA
- a CDS encoding SDR family NAD(P)-dependent oxidoreductase, with protein MTKDVLPGIKQFDLTGKVAIVTGGSKGLGLAMAAGLASAGANLMLVSRNADECEKAAQELTQDFGVKAIAFAADITKQEQTEAMATAAIDAFGQIDILINSAGINIRGPIDELTLDDFTAVMDINVTGTWLSSKAVTPYMKKAGRGSIINLASTLGLVGLSNRTPYTASKGAVVQMTRALALELAPFNINVNAICPGPFLTAMNVPIADTEEGKKFVVGATALGRWGELREIQGAAIFLASDAGTYMVGSMLTVDGGWTAR; from the coding sequence ATGACAAAAGACGTATTACCGGGAATAAAACAATTTGATCTTACAGGGAAGGTCGCCATCGTGACGGGTGGGTCGAAAGGATTAGGGCTGGCGATGGCCGCCGGATTAGCGTCGGCGGGAGCCAACCTCATGCTGGTGAGCCGAAATGCCGATGAATGCGAAAAAGCCGCTCAGGAGTTGACCCAGGATTTTGGTGTAAAAGCCATCGCTTTTGCCGCCGACATTACGAAACAGGAACAAACCGAAGCGATGGCAACAGCCGCCATAGACGCGTTCGGCCAAATCGATATTCTGATCAACAGTGCAGGTATCAACATTCGGGGCCCTATTGATGAACTCACGCTTGATGATTTTACCGCCGTGATGGACATCAATGTAACGGGTACCTGGCTGAGTTCTAAAGCGGTGACGCCTTATATGAAAAAAGCCGGTCGGGGCAGCATCATCAATCTGGCCAGTACGCTCGGGTTAGTTGGTTTATCGAATCGTACGCCGTACACGGCCAGCAAAGGGGCTGTCGTGCAGATGACGCGTGCGCTGGCGCTTGAATTAGCTCCTTTTAACATCAACGTGAATGCCATTTGCCCAGGCCCATTTTTAACGGCCATGAATGTGCCGATTGCTGATACGGAGGAAGGGAAAAAGTTTGTCGTGGGAGCAACGGCCCTGGGACGCTGGGGAGAATTACGAGAAATTCAGGGGGCCGCTATTTTTCTGGCGAGCGATGCCGGTACGTATATGGTTGGCTCGATGCTTACCGTCGATGGCGGCTGGACGGCCCGTTAA
- a CDS encoding GPW/gp25 family protein, with translation MSQPYYALPLRFDEVLQHKPHPTCSLPQSIAQNLYLMLTTHFAESRFDESFGCSLWDEDFSNQANSRWKEEVRQSIEASIAEHEKRLTQVRVRVDLNDQEMLLGRVSKRVKRRLTVWIDGQLVRTNEQFSFQRSLFLAPLSTE, from the coding sequence ATGTCTCAACCCTATTATGCGTTGCCGTTGCGTTTCGATGAGGTATTGCAACATAAACCGCATCCAACCTGTTCGTTGCCGCAGTCTATTGCCCAGAATTTATACCTGATGCTGACAACGCACTTTGCCGAGTCACGTTTCGACGAATCGTTTGGCTGTAGCCTGTGGGACGAAGATTTTTCTAATCAGGCCAATAGCCGATGGAAAGAAGAGGTTCGCCAATCCATCGAAGCGTCGATTGCTGAACATGAAAAGCGACTTACTCAAGTGCGGGTACGTGTGGATTTGAACGATCAGGAGATGCTGCTTGGACGGGTAAGCAAACGAGTAAAACGGCGGCTAACAGTATGGATCGATGGTCAGCTAGTTCGTACTAATGAACAATTTTCGTTTCAGCGGAGCCTGTTTCTGGCTCCATTGTCAACCGAGTAA
- a CDS encoding MFS transporter, protein MNLSTDKKPTRVRYGMLALVFVNVAINYLDRANLSVAATELGKDLELSTVELGNIFSAFGWAYAALQIPGGIIADRFGPRILYAFCLVTWSIATMAQSVASGFLSLFSLRLATGTFEAPSYPINNRVVTSWFPDNERASAISMYVSGQFIGLAFLTPVLVTVQYYAGWKGLFIVTGLVGLVWGVVWYLFYRDPLDHPRVNQSELDYIEEGGGLFHGKKSGTDTPSLWRWENFKLIFSKRTLWGVYIGQFSVNATLWFFLTWFPTYLVKYRGIDFRQSGYLGSIPFLAACAGLLLSGFVSDRLVRQGKSVSMARKTPIIAGLLLSVVIIGANYTDDVAMIIFFMSLAFFGVGMALISWVFVSILSPKHLIGLTGGVFNFMGNLASIVVPITIGHLITGTDFKPAIVFIGIVEFIGACAYIFMVGKAERITTTDAKQEVVL, encoded by the coding sequence ATGAACCTCTCAACTGATAAAAAGCCGACCCGGGTGCGCTATGGCATGTTAGCACTCGTCTTTGTGAACGTAGCGATTAACTACCTGGACCGCGCTAACCTGTCGGTAGCCGCTACCGAGCTGGGAAAAGATTTGGAGCTATCGACTGTTGAGTTAGGGAATATATTTTCGGCCTTTGGCTGGGCTTATGCTGCTTTACAGATTCCAGGTGGGATTATTGCCGATCGGTTTGGTCCACGAATTTTATATGCGTTTTGCCTGGTTACCTGGTCAATCGCTACCATGGCCCAGTCAGTTGCCAGTGGGTTTCTGAGCCTATTTTCGCTTCGACTGGCAACAGGTACGTTCGAGGCACCATCGTATCCGATCAATAACCGAGTTGTCACCAGTTGGTTTCCTGACAACGAACGAGCTTCGGCTATTTCCATGTATGTGTCCGGACAGTTCATTGGATTGGCTTTCCTGACGCCGGTTTTAGTGACGGTTCAGTATTATGCAGGTTGGAAAGGGCTGTTTATCGTTACGGGCCTGGTAGGGCTGGTATGGGGTGTTGTCTGGTATCTGTTCTACCGTGATCCATTGGATCATCCGCGTGTGAATCAGAGCGAATTAGATTATATTGAAGAAGGGGGAGGGTTGTTTCATGGCAAAAAATCGGGGACGGATACCCCGTCGTTATGGCGCTGGGAGAATTTCAAACTGATCTTTTCGAAACGGACCTTGTGGGGTGTTTACATCGGTCAGTTTTCGGTCAATGCCACACTCTGGTTCTTTCTAACCTGGTTTCCAACCTATCTGGTCAAATACCGGGGAATCGATTTCAGGCAGTCGGGCTATCTGGGGTCTATTCCGTTTCTGGCGGCTTGCGCAGGGCTGCTGCTGTCGGGCTTTGTATCAGATCGGCTGGTAAGGCAGGGGAAATCCGTAAGTATGGCCCGCAAAACACCAATTATTGCAGGATTACTGTTGTCGGTAGTGATTATCGGGGCCAATTATACCGATGATGTCGCCATGATTATTTTCTTCATGTCGTTAGCCTTTTTCGGCGTTGGTATGGCGTTGATCTCCTGGGTATTCGTCTCCATTTTATCGCCGAAGCACTTGATTGGCCTAACGGGTGGCGTATTTAATTTCATGGGAAATCTGGCTTCTATTGTGGTGCCCATTACCATTGGGCATCTGATAACGGGCACTGATTTTAAACCCGCCATCGTATTTATTGGTATTGTTGAGTTTATCGGGGCTTGTGCCTACATATTTATGGTCGGCAAAGCCGAACGAATTACCACTACCGACGCGAAACAGGAAGTGGTCTTATAA
- a CDS encoding sugar phosphate isomerase/epimerase family protein — translation MDRRDFLQRASVGAVAFSLPELPNFLADKRMGIVVHSYWSRWNSKVDSKKYPPFTNALQLLDHCHQLGAGGVQVIVNGWSSDFAKQVREKREKLGLYLEGSIGLPKKAEDVPKFEQDVIGAREAGAQVLRTVCSSGRRYETYHSVAAFEELKKNALASLQLAEPVLRKHKVKLGVENHKDWRAPDLVNLLKQVNSEWIGVTLDFGNSMALLEDPMEVVQTLAPYTFSTHVKDMAVEEYPNGFLLSEVPMGKGILDLPKMVDLCRKYNPSGTFSLEMITRDPLEIPCLTEAYWETFPALPGSDLARSLRTVRQHKYPGGLPRVSQLSADEKLALEEENIVACINYSKGKLGMV, via the coding sequence ATGGATAGACGAGATTTTTTACAGCGGGCTTCGGTAGGGGCAGTGGCATTTTCATTGCCTGAGTTGCCCAACTTTCTGGCCGACAAACGCATGGGTATTGTTGTACACTCGTACTGGAGTCGGTGGAACTCGAAAGTGGATAGTAAAAAATATCCACCCTTTACCAACGCGCTTCAATTGCTGGATCACTGCCATCAGCTAGGGGCCGGTGGGGTGCAGGTAATCGTCAATGGCTGGTCGAGCGATTTTGCCAAACAAGTACGCGAAAAACGGGAGAAACTGGGCCTCTATCTGGAAGGTTCTATCGGGTTGCCCAAAAAAGCAGAGGATGTGCCTAAGTTTGAGCAGGATGTAATCGGGGCACGCGAGGCTGGCGCGCAGGTACTTCGGACGGTCTGTTCGAGTGGACGCCGATACGAAACCTATCACTCCGTTGCAGCTTTTGAGGAGCTCAAAAAAAACGCGCTGGCTTCCCTACAATTGGCGGAACCTGTACTTCGTAAACACAAAGTCAAACTGGGCGTCGAGAATCATAAAGATTGGCGGGCACCAGATCTGGTCAATTTGTTGAAACAGGTTAATAGCGAATGGATAGGCGTAACGCTGGATTTTGGCAACAGCATGGCCCTACTCGAAGACCCCATGGAAGTGGTGCAGACGTTAGCGCCCTACACATTCAGCACTCACGTAAAAGACATGGCTGTTGAAGAGTATCCGAACGGTTTCCTTCTGTCGGAAGTGCCTATGGGTAAAGGGATTCTGGACCTGCCAAAAATGGTCGACCTCTGCCGGAAATACAATCCATCGGGCACGTTCAGCCTGGAAATGATTACCCGCGATCCGCTGGAAATCCCCTGTCTGACGGAAGCCTATTGGGAAACGTTTCCTGCTTTACCTGGTTCCGATCTGGCCCGTTCGCTTCGGACAGTTCGGCAGCACAAATATCCCGGAGGATTACCCCGCGTATCTCAGTTGAGCGCCGACGAGAAACTGGCGCTTGAAGAAGAAAACATTGTTGCCTGTATCAATTACAGTAAAGGAAAATTAGGAATGGTATAG